The following are encoded in a window of Dioscorea cayenensis subsp. rotundata cultivar TDr96_F1 chromosome 16, TDr96_F1_v2_PseudoChromosome.rev07_lg8_w22 25.fasta, whole genome shotgun sequence genomic DNA:
- the LOC120278889 gene encoding hepatoma-derived growth factor-related protein 2, giving the protein MGRREWYHKGSSTGCMSGMLNFFDFHQLLFTTTNVSSKNIPSISLDSLPEVRSGLEAPRNSLEELNDEEQEEEYFDVPVGVRINQEPKAVVTRREKMEFYLEEERKSSSSSSQAATPRTPSLVARLMGLDLLPERSSSCSYSSPATPVASVITKRMKKKKDFDNVHESNSRKPLRNLNCNTNGSRSLPDSPRASSVRKSCDVEPRLSLQLNKENVLDCKTSSKSGNYATEIVKQVKESILSNRRDATLGIASDENGGIKSRRTRTCERSNKSSKSISTTSSIFSNHNIKFQKPVKPTRSPPPPPPPPPPRLDIKKPNIKPKKYEKKAGYERFTKNVKKKSKTKETQKATQTKVNQDFELKYIRSVLEHADLLSAGSHSNFNPIDPVLFHLLELKLPPLDQHCTGPFKNRWNRKLLFHLVVEIIGELAQHQSFATKTTESLFNHIAKQINSYPGANCQVLDDIDALIEGDLPERNVRRLLKHPAVEMEVVEIMEEIEGDIVEELIGEMVMMT; this is encoded by the exons ATGGGGAGGAGGGAGTGGTACCACAAAGGTAGTAGTACTGGTTGCATGAGTGGTATgctcaatttctttgatttccaCCAACTTCTATTCACCACAACAAATGTATCCTCCAAAAATATACCAAGCATTTCTCTTGATTCTTTGCCGGAAGTTCGTTCCGGTTTGGAAGCTCCAAGAAATAGCTTGGAGGAGCTCAATGATGAGGAGCAGGAGGAGGAGTACTTTGATGTTCcg gttGGAGTGAGGATCAATCAAGAACCAAAGGCAGTGGTaacaagaagagagaaaatGGAGTTTTATTTAGAGGAGGAGAGGAAGAGCTCATCATCGTCATCGCAAGCGGCGACACCGAGAACGCCGAGTCTTGTTGCTAGACTCATGGGCTTGGATTTGTTGCCGGAGAGatcatcttcttgttcttattcatcACCGGCGACACCGGTAGCTTCTGTGATCACTAaaaggatgaagaaaaagaaagattttgaTAATGTGCATGAATCGAACTCGCGCAAACCTCTTCGGAACTTGAACTGTAATACCAATGGATCTCGATCACTTCCCGATTCTCCAAGAGCTTCATCGGTGAGGAAATCTTGTGATGTCGAACCGAGGTTATCGCTTCAGCTTAATAAAGAGAATGTATTAGATTGCAAGACATCAAGCAAAAGTGGTAATTATGCTACTGAGATTGTTAAGCAAGTGAAGGAGAGTATACTGAGTAATAGAAGAGATGCTACATTGGGGATTGCTAGTGATGAGAATGGTGGCATCAAgtcaagaagaacaagaacttgTGAGAGATCTAATAAATCAAGCAAGTCAATATCAACTACTTCCTCAATATTTTCTAATCACAATATAAAGTTTCAAAAACCTGTGAAACCAACTCGCTCGCCGCCGCCACCgccaccacctccacctcctCGGCTCGACATCAAAAAGCCGAATATCAAGCCGAAGAAATACGAAAAGAAAGCCGGATACGAGCGCTTCACGAAAAATGTCAAGAAgaaatccaaaacaaaagaaacacaaaaagcAACTCAAACCAAG GTGAATCAAGACTTTGAGTTGAAATACATAAGATCAGTGCTGGAGCATGCTGATTTATTATCAGCTGGTTCACACTCAAATTTCAATCCCATAGATCCAGTACTATTCCATCTGCTAGAGCTCAAACTCCCACCACTAGACCAACACTGCACCGGACCATTCAAAAACAGGTGGAATCGGAAGCTGCTTTTTCATCTCGTCGTAGAAATTATTGGAGAACTTGCTCAACACCAATCTTTCGCCACAAAAACTACAGAGTCCCTTTTTAATCACAttgctaaacaaataaatagctACCCGGGAGCCAACTGTCAAGTTCTCGACGACATCGATGCGTTGATAGAGGGAGATTTGCCGGAGAGAAACGTCCGGCGACTGTTAAAACACCCGGCGGTGGAGATGGAGGTGGTGGAGATCATGGAAGAGATTGAAGGAGATATAGTTGAAGAGCTCATTGGAGAGATGGTGATGATGACGTAG